One Aquarana catesbeiana isolate 2022-GZ linkage group LG11, ASM4218655v1, whole genome shotgun sequence genomic window carries:
- the LOC141112446 gene encoding uncharacterized protein isoform X1: protein MNPLFKDPEFLTSFISKYREMRNLWEVKHPQYYAKHVRKSTLERLLAFVQATIPEATMETLLKKIGGLRNMYKREHKKIQESRRSGASADDVYVPRLWYYNQLRFLDDQNEARPSLSTLPSTLPSTLPSTPAEADEEQAGSSILDEPDMTIWSQDESIQEECGESGRQEETRPMDSLEEAGFTIILEEAGPSVRQEVAAPSEVAAPSEVAAPSEVAGPSEVAGPSRSLTESQVPPLHLPKKRARKGMVTQDASLRLMQEATRFLKSPPEAEESYGCYLASRLLQMDWEQRLICERLFGETIHKGLQGTLTQNTQLHEAAPPPPPPPPPPPPPPPPPPATTETPEPQPQKKATGKAAGQRGGKAAGKRRK from the exons atgaatcccctatttaaggatccagagttccttacatcttttatttccaaatatcgagagatgaggaatttgtgggaggtgaaacaccctcagtattatgctaagcatgtgaggaagtcaacgctggagagacttctggcctttgtccaggcgaccatcccggaagcaacaatggagacattgctcaagaaaattgggggcttgaggaacatgtataagagggagcataagaagatccaggaatcaaggagatcaggagcatcagcagatgatgtttatgtacccaggctgtggtactacaatcaactccgttttctggatgaccagaatgaagccaggccatcactttcaacccttccctccacccttccctccacccttccctccaccccagcagaggctgatgaggagcaagctgggtcttccatcctggatgaaccagatatgaccatctggagtcag gatgagtccatccaggaggaatgtggggaaagtggaaggcaggaggagaccaggcccatggacagcctggaggaggccggattcaccatcatcctggaggaggctgggcccagtgtcaggcaggaggtggctgctcccagtgaggtggctgctcccagtgaggtggctgctcccagtgaggtggctgggccaagcgaggtggctgggcccagtagaagcctgaccgaatcccaagtgcctcccctccaccttcccaaaaaaagggccaggaaggggatggtcacacaggacgcatccctgcgcctcatgcaagaggccacccgttttttaaaaagcccccccgaagcggaagaatcctatggctgctacttagccagcaggcttcttcagatggattgggagcagcgcctcatttgtgagcgcctatttggggaaacaatccataaggggctgcagggcacgctaacacaaaacacccaactacatgaggcagccccccctcctcctcctcctcctcctcctcctcctcctcctcctcctcctcctcctgccacaactgaaacaccagagccacagcctcaaaagaaggctacagggaaggctgcagggcagcgtggaggaaaggctgcagggaagagaagaaaatga
- the LOC141112446 gene encoding uncharacterized protein isoform X2, protein MNPLFKDPEFLTSFISKYREMRNLWEVKHPQYYAKHVRKSTLERLLAFVQATIPEATMETLLKKIGGLRNMYKREHKKIQESRRSGASADDVYVPRLWYYNQLRFLDDQNEARPSLSTLPSTLPSTLPSTPAEADEEQAGSSILDEPDMTIWSQDESIQEECGESGRQEETRPMDSLEEAGFTIILEEAGPSVRQEVAAPSEVAAPSEVAGPSRSLTESQVPPLHLPKKRARKGMVTQDASLRLMQEATRFLKSPPEAEESYGCYLASRLLQMDWEQRLICERLFGETIHKGLQGTLTQNTQLHEAAPPPPPPPPPPPPPPPPPPATTETPEPQPQKKATGKAAGQRGGKAAGKRRK, encoded by the exons atgaatcccctatttaaggatccagagttccttacatcttttatttccaaatatcgagagatgaggaatttgtgggaggtgaaacaccctcagtattatgctaagcatgtgaggaagtcaacgctggagagacttctggcctttgtccaggcgaccatcccggaagcaacaatggagacattgctcaagaaaattgggggcttgaggaacatgtataagagggagcataagaagatccaggaatcaaggagatcaggagcatcagcagatgatgtttatgtacccaggctgtggtactacaatcaactccgttttctggatgaccagaatgaagccaggccatcactttcaacccttccctccacccttccctccacccttccctccaccccagcagaggctgatgaggagcaagctgggtcttccatcctggatgaaccagatatgaccatctggagtcag gatgagtccatccaggaggaatgtggggaaagtggaaggcaggaggagaccaggcccatggacagcctggaggaggccggattcaccatcatcctggaggaggctgggcccagtgtcaggcaggaggtggctgctcccagtgaggtggctgctcccagtgag gtggctgggcccagtagaagcctgaccgaatcccaagtgcctcccctccaccttcccaaaaaaagggccaggaaggggatggtcacacaggacgcatccctgcgcctcatgcaagaggccacccgttttttaaaaagcccccccgaagcggaagaatcctatggctgctacttagccagcaggcttcttcagatggattgggagcagcgcctcatttgtgagcgcctatttggggaaacaatccataaggggctgcagggcacgctaacacaaaacacccaactacatgaggcagccccccctcctcctcctcctcctcctcctcctcctcctcctcctcctcctcctcctgccacaactgaaacaccagagccacagcctcaaaagaaggctacagggaaggctgcagggcagcgtggaggaaaggctgcagggaagagaagaaaatga